Proteins encoded together in one Cervus canadensis isolate Bull #8, Minnesota chromosome 7, ASM1932006v1, whole genome shotgun sequence window:
- the RNF168 gene encoding E3 ubiquitin-protein ligase RNF168 isoform X1 translates to MAVPKDAIPSLLECQCQICVEILFEPVTLPCNHTLCKPCFESTVEKANLCCPFCRRRVSSWARYRTRTNSLVNMELWEIIQKHYPKECKLRAAGQESEEIVDDYQPVRLLSKPGELRREYEEEISKVEAERRACEEEENKASEEYIQRLLAEEEAEEKRQAEKRHREMEEQLKSDEELARRLSLDINNFCEGSVLASPLNSRKSDPVTTKSQKKSKNKQTNTGDIQKYLSPKSQLGSASQSEVVQEDGKNSMSKETDDNSDVKSPTWQDTDIEEDMPTLSPQIRLPIQEQGAESSVESPMPQLCTSAGEWCLEGKVETGPSSREKGLCVINHEEPKARFPYSGDAATKPYGETESGCTVSGMTQFIRNNMAETENEESHLPLNKDTSKRRNLEPLSEAIREPCFSTKRRKMFPKASSDQEETEISFTQKLIDLEHLLFERHTQEKQDRLLALQLQKEVDQEQMRPDRQKGSPDGYQLRTVSSPPDKLLNGQRKNSRDRNSKRQTELKQPKPRTDSKNENQQPSFKIQLKCSVNGRKIANSTRENSNVPKTAHSLQPSKSQKSIFQMFQRFTK, encoded by the exons atggCTGTACCCAAAGACGCCATCCCTTCCTTGTTAGAATGTCAGTGCCAGATCTGTGTGGAAATCCTCTTTGAGCCTGTGACTCTGCCTTGTAACCACACGCTCTGTAAACCATGCTTCGAATCGACTGTCGAAAAGGCAAATTTGTGCTGTCCCTTCTGTCGCCGCCGTGTCTCTTCGTGGGCTCGGTACCGTACCCGAACAAATTCTCTTGTTAATATGGAACTGTGGGAGATAATTCAAAAACACTATCCAAAGGAATGCAAGCTAAGAGCCGCTGGGCAAGAATCAGAGGAAATTG TTGATGACTATCAGCCAGTCCGCTTATTAAGTAAACCTGGGGAATTAAGGAGAGAATATGAAGAGGAGATAAGCAAG GTAGAGGCAGAGCGGCGAGCctgtgaggaagaagaaaacaaagccagTGAAGAATACATTCAGAGATTACTGGCAGAGGAGGAAGCGGAAGAAAAGAGACAGGCAGAAAAAAGGCACAGAGAAATGGAAGAACAACTGAAAAGTGATGAAGAACTGGCAAGAAGACTAAGCCTTGATATT AACAATTTCTGTGAGGGAAGTGTTTTGGCTTCGCCTTTGAATTCCAGAAAATCTGATCCGGTCACAaccaaatcacaaaagaaaagtaagaacaaacaaacaaacactggaGATATTCAGAA GTATTTGTCACCTAAATCTCAACTTGGGTCAGCATCACAGTCTGAAGTTGTGCAGGAAGATGGAAAAAACTCCATGTCTAAG GAAACTGACGACAACAGTGATGTGAAGAGCCCTACATGGCAAGACACAGACATTGAGGAAGACATGCCGACGCTTTCTCCTCAAATACGCCTTCCGATTCAGGAACAAGGTGCAGAATCTTCAGTGGAGTCACCTATGCCTCAGTTATGTACCAGTGCTGGAGAATGGTGCCTTGAAGGAAAAGTTGAAACAGGACCAAGCAGTCGTGAAAAAGGGTTATGTGTCATAAATCATGAGGAACCTAAAGCCAGATTTCCCTACTCTGGAGATGCTGCCACTAAGCCTTATGGTGAAACAGAGAGTGGGTGCACTGTATCAGGTATGACACAGTTCATTAGAAACAACATGGctgagacagaaaatgaagagtctCACCTACCGCTCAATAAAGATACCTCCAAAAGAAGAAACCTAGAACCTCTGTCTGAAGCAATTAGAGAGCCATGCTTTtctacaaaaagaagaaaaatgttccccaaagcctcctcagaccaagaggaaacagaaatcagCTTTACCCAAAAACTGATAGATTTGGAACATCTACTTTTTGAGAGACATACGCAAGAAAAGCAGGACAGGTTATTAGCATTACAACTTCAGAAAGAGGTGGATCAAGAGCAAATGAGGCCAGACAGGCAAAAAGGATCCCCAGATGGGTATCAGTTACGGACTGTGTCCTCACCTCCAGACAAATTACTCAATGGACAGAGAAagaattccagagacagaaaCTCCAAAAGACAAACCGAGCTAAAGCAGCCAAAACCTCGGACagactcaaaaaatgaaaatcagcaaCCTTCTTTTAAGATCCAGTTGAAATGTTCGGTTAATGGAAGAAAGATAGCAAATTCTACTAGAGAAAATTCTAATGTACCTAAAACTGCTCATTCCCTACAGCCTAGTAAGTCACAGAAaagtatttttcagatgtttcagAGATTCACAAAGTAA
- the RNF168 gene encoding E3 ubiquitin-protein ligase RNF168 isoform X2, giving the protein MYKYLFEYVFIFCVCGSGVAGSYVDDYQPVRLLSKPGELRREYEEEISKVEAERRACEEEENKASEEYIQRLLAEEEAEEKRQAEKRHREMEEQLKSDEELARRLSLDINNFCEGSVLASPLNSRKSDPVTTKSQKKSKNKQTNTGDIQKYLSPKSQLGSASQSEVVQEDGKNSMSKETDDNSDVKSPTWQDTDIEEDMPTLSPQIRLPIQEQGAESSVESPMPQLCTSAGEWCLEGKVETGPSSREKGLCVINHEEPKARFPYSGDAATKPYGETESGCTVSGMTQFIRNNMAETENEESHLPLNKDTSKRRNLEPLSEAIREPCFSTKRRKMFPKASSDQEETEISFTQKLIDLEHLLFERHTQEKQDRLLALQLQKEVDQEQMRPDRQKGSPDGYQLRTVSSPPDKLLNGQRKNSRDRNSKRQTELKQPKPRTDSKNENQQPSFKIQLKCSVNGRKIANSTRENSNVPKTAHSLQPSKSQKSIFQMFQRFTK; this is encoded by the exons ATGTACAAGTATTTGtttgaatatgttttcattttttgtgtttgtgggagtggagttgctggatcatatg TTGATGACTATCAGCCAGTCCGCTTATTAAGTAAACCTGGGGAATTAAGGAGAGAATATGAAGAGGAGATAAGCAAG GTAGAGGCAGAGCGGCGAGCctgtgaggaagaagaaaacaaagccagTGAAGAATACATTCAGAGATTACTGGCAGAGGAGGAAGCGGAAGAAAAGAGACAGGCAGAAAAAAGGCACAGAGAAATGGAAGAACAACTGAAAAGTGATGAAGAACTGGCAAGAAGACTAAGCCTTGATATT AACAATTTCTGTGAGGGAAGTGTTTTGGCTTCGCCTTTGAATTCCAGAAAATCTGATCCGGTCACAaccaaatcacaaaagaaaagtaagaacaaacaaacaaacactggaGATATTCAGAA GTATTTGTCACCTAAATCTCAACTTGGGTCAGCATCACAGTCTGAAGTTGTGCAGGAAGATGGAAAAAACTCCATGTCTAAG GAAACTGACGACAACAGTGATGTGAAGAGCCCTACATGGCAAGACACAGACATTGAGGAAGACATGCCGACGCTTTCTCCTCAAATACGCCTTCCGATTCAGGAACAAGGTGCAGAATCTTCAGTGGAGTCACCTATGCCTCAGTTATGTACCAGTGCTGGAGAATGGTGCCTTGAAGGAAAAGTTGAAACAGGACCAAGCAGTCGTGAAAAAGGGTTATGTGTCATAAATCATGAGGAACCTAAAGCCAGATTTCCCTACTCTGGAGATGCTGCCACTAAGCCTTATGGTGAAACAGAGAGTGGGTGCACTGTATCAGGTATGACACAGTTCATTAGAAACAACATGGctgagacagaaaatgaagagtctCACCTACCGCTCAATAAAGATACCTCCAAAAGAAGAAACCTAGAACCTCTGTCTGAAGCAATTAGAGAGCCATGCTTTtctacaaaaagaagaaaaatgttccccaaagcctcctcagaccaagaggaaacagaaatcagCTTTACCCAAAAACTGATAGATTTGGAACATCTACTTTTTGAGAGACATACGCAAGAAAAGCAGGACAGGTTATTAGCATTACAACTTCAGAAAGAGGTGGATCAAGAGCAAATGAGGCCAGACAGGCAAAAAGGATCCCCAGATGGGTATCAGTTACGGACTGTGTCCTCACCTCCAGACAAATTACTCAATGGACAGAGAAagaattccagagacagaaaCTCCAAAAGACAAACCGAGCTAAAGCAGCCAAAACCTCGGACagactcaaaaaatgaaaatcagcaaCCTTCTTTTAAGATCCAGTTGAAATGTTCGGTTAATGGAAGAAAGATAGCAAATTCTACTAGAGAAAATTCTAATGTACCTAAAACTGCTCATTCCCTACAGCCTAGTAAGTCACAGAAaagtatttttcagatgtttcagAGATTCACAAAGTAA
- the SMCO1 gene encoding single-pass membrane and coiled-coil domain-containing protein 1 has protein sequence MNNETTTLISLKEAMKRVDHKLQALEAHFKELDFIKDNLTQKFEDHSKTLANQGAQDELWTAVLSLKFTSMELNILYSYVIEVLVHLHTRVLEKLPDLVRSLPTLASILRRKVKNKRIRVVWESVLEEYGLQEGDITALCIFFVAHGNKAEHYIAKVRQMYIRDINFMISNMVKNQALQDGLLKAVQIIEKGKAETAPKDKKSPLKELIPPVKS, from the exons ATGAACAATGAAACCACAACCCTGATATCCTTGAAGGAGGCAATGAAAAG AGTAGACCACAAACTCCAAGCTTTAGAAGCACACTTTAAAGAACTGGACTTCATCAAGGATAATCTGACACAGAAATTTGAAGATCATAGCAAGACTTTGGCAAACCAGGGAGCCCAAGATGAGCTATGGACAGCAGTTCTGTCACTCAA GTTCACTTCAATGGAACTGAATATTTTATACAGCTACGTCATTGAAGTACTTGTCCACTTGCACACTCGTGTGCTTGAGAAGCTGCCAGATCTGGTGAGAAGTCTTCCCACCTTAGCCTCCATCCTTAGACGAAAAGTCAAGAACAAGCGCATCAGAGTTGTATGGGAGTCTGTTCTGGAGGAGTATGGGTTGCAAGAAGGAGATATCACAGCactgtgtatcttctttgtagCACATGGTAACAAGGCAGAACACTACATTGCTAAAGTAAGGCAGATGTATATAAGAGATATCAATTTCATGATCTCTAATATGGTAAAGAACCAGGCTCTGCAGGATGGTTTGCTGAAGGCTGTTCAGATCATTGAGAAGGGGAAAGCAGAGACGGCCCCCAAAGATAAAAAGTCACCCCTAAAAGAGTTGATACCACCAGTCAAAAGCTAA